The Victivallaceae bacterium genome contains a region encoding:
- the argS gene encoding arginine--tRNA ligase, whose translation MIKTPIQFIHDICRQAFVDAYPEHPEIDPIIRPTSKEIFGDYQCNGAIKLANSLGISPIKAADTIVEKLDKAIFQSVSIAKSGFINLILSEDYLCKTLSKLPDYLIQGALIPAPQTIVVEYSSPNIAKDMHVGHLRSTVIGDALARMLIFLGHTVVKLNHLGDWGTSFGILITYMKAHPERKSDSIADLTALYKAAKITFDESDSFKEDARKNVVALQAGDQENLKLWQDIYRISRQSFAEIYSLLDVEIQERGESFYNPSLNELIQELEEKQLITISDGAKCIFIDTLPIPLIVQKSDGGFNYDTTDMAAMRQRALDEKASRIIIVTDAGQALHFKLIKAASEKAGYLSEQIRFDHVCFGLVLDAQGKKFKTRSGDSIKLLDLLHIAVEEAAKLIKDKNPDLPEAEVKQTSKILGINAVKYADLLCNRIHDYVFSFEKMLRFEGKTATFILYSYVRIQGIKRKLHIDNSTLNQIGKDHPFVFSSPEERSLALHLIRFPEILLKTVEDLFPNYLADYLYELAEKFNIFFKKCRIDGSDYKFSRLNLCYLTETVLKTGMSLLGLQTVNRL comes from the coding sequence ATGATTAAAACGCCCATACAATTCATCCATGATATTTGTCGACAAGCTTTTGTTGATGCTTATCCCGAACACCCGGAAATTGATCCTATAATCCGACCGACATCCAAAGAAATTTTCGGTGATTATCAATGTAACGGAGCCATTAAATTAGCTAATTCTTTGGGAATTTCTCCTATCAAAGCTGCCGACACCATAGTCGAGAAACTAGACAAAGCGATATTTCAATCCGTATCGATAGCCAAATCCGGATTCATCAATCTAATTTTATCCGAAGATTATCTTTGTAAAACTTTATCCAAACTTCCCGATTATCTAATCCAAGGCGCTCTCATACCTGCTCCTCAAACCATCGTTGTTGAGTACTCTTCACCTAACATAGCAAAAGATATGCATGTCGGTCATTTACGTTCAACGGTCATCGGAGACGCTTTAGCTCGAATGTTGATTTTTCTGGGTCATACAGTCGTAAAGCTCAACCATTTAGGAGACTGGGGAACATCATTCGGAATACTTATAACTTATATGAAAGCTCACCCGGAACGTAAATCCGACAGCATTGCGGATCTTACTGCTTTGTATAAAGCAGCCAAAATTACATTTGACGAAAGCGATTCCTTTAAGGAAGATGCCCGTAAAAATGTCGTTGCTTTACAAGCCGGAGACCAAGAAAATCTAAAGCTCTGGCAAGACATTTATCGTATTTCCCGTCAATCCTTCGCTGAAATTTACTCTCTGTTGGATGTGGAAATACAAGAAAGAGGCGAATCGTTTTACAATCCTTCCTTAAACGAACTAATCCAAGAACTCGAAGAGAAGCAGTTGATTACCATATCCGATGGCGCCAAGTGTATTTTTATAGACACATTGCCGATCCCTTTAATAGTACAAAAAAGCGACGGCGGCTTTAATTACGACACAACCGACATGGCCGCTATGCGTCAACGTGCTTTGGACGAGAAAGCATCTCGTATTATTATCGTAACCGATGCCGGGCAGGCGCTGCATTTTAAATTAATTAAAGCGGCTTCCGAAAAAGCCGGATATCTATCGGAACAAATCCGTTTTGATCATGTCTGTTTCGGACTCGTTCTCGATGCTCAAGGAAAAAAATTCAAGACCCGTTCGGGAGACAGCATCAAGCTATTGGATCTTTTGCATATAGCTGTGGAAGAAGCTGCAAAACTTATTAAAGACAAAAATCCAGATTTACCTGAAGCAGAAGTTAAACAAACTTCTAAAATTTTAGGTATCAATGCCGTAAAATATGCCGATTTGCTATGCAATAGAATCCACGATTATGTTTTTTCTTTTGAAAAAATGTTGCGTTTCGAGGGAAAAACAGCAACGTTTATCCTTTACTCCTACGTAAGAATTCAAGGCATTAAAAGAAAACTTCATATTGACAATTCTACTTTGAATCAAATAGGTAAGGACCATCCCTTCGTTTTCTCATCACCCGAAGAAAGAAGTCTGGCCCTTCATCTCATACGATTTCCCGAAATACTTTTAAAAACGGTTGAAGATCTTTTTCCGAATTACTTGGCTGATTATTTGTATGAACTTGCGGAAAAATTCAATATCTTTTTTAAGAAATGCCGTATAGATGGATCCGATTATAAATTTTCAAGATTAAATCTCTGTTATCTTACCGAAACCGTATTGAAAACGGGAATGAGCCTTCTTGGATTACAAACGGTCAATCGCCTTTAA
- the murA gene encoding UDP-N-acetylglucosamine 1-carboxyvinyltransferase, which translates to MSKKTPTNFLKITGGTRLKGRVKVSGAKNSATKLLIASLLSDKRCVIRNVPDIGDVRITVELCKEIGAHVLWDKEAEVIEITASEIKRTCISCRFSNVNRIPVLLLGALLARSEEQIKVPAVGGDAIGKRTLNFHIDALRQLGAEISYLAEEDVYIARRKGQLTGTIINLPYSSVGATENIIFTAVRAKGKTIIHNAAVEPEIIDLIMFFQKMGVLITVENDRSIEITGVDSFHEVDHSVIPDRIEAASFGLAAVLTEGRVFVEGAQHVHLLPLLNNLRKIGGEFIINPEGIDFFYDKPLKGGLILETDVYPSFTTDWQQPFAVLLTQAGGESIIHETVHENRLGYLKALQTMGANCRLVKRCLGSKPCRYHDCNFAHSAVIRGATPLKAAHLKIPDLRAGFSYIMAAMVAEGESVILGLDLIERGYKDLVNKLACLGAEIAVSQEESSYSFV; encoded by the coding sequence TTGAGCAAGAAGACACCGACAAATTTTCTGAAGATAACCGGAGGAACTCGTTTAAAAGGACGTGTTAAGGTTTCCGGAGCCAAAAACTCTGCTACTAAGCTACTTATAGCATCTTTGCTGTCCGATAAACGTTGCGTCATCAGAAATGTCCCGGATATAGGCGATGTTAGAATAACGGTTGAGCTTTGTAAAGAGATCGGTGCTCACGTTTTGTGGGATAAGGAAGCCGAGGTCATCGAAATTACTGCATCCGAGATTAAACGTACTTGTATTTCATGTCGCTTTTCGAACGTTAATAGAATACCTGTCTTATTGTTGGGCGCATTATTGGCTCGTTCCGAGGAACAAATAAAAGTTCCTGCCGTGGGAGGCGATGCTATAGGCAAAAGAACGTTGAATTTTCATATAGATGCTTTACGACAATTGGGAGCGGAAATCAGTTATCTCGCCGAAGAAGATGTTTATATAGCAAGAAGGAAGGGTCAATTAACGGGGACTATTATAAATTTACCTTATTCTTCCGTAGGTGCTACTGAAAACATTATTTTTACGGCTGTTCGTGCTAAAGGCAAGACCATTATTCATAACGCTGCTGTGGAACCCGAGATCATTGATCTGATCATGTTTTTTCAGAAAATGGGCGTGCTCATTACTGTAGAAAATGATCGTAGTATAGAAATTACGGGAGTCGATTCTTTTCATGAAGTCGATCATTCCGTCATTCCCGATAGAATCGAAGCGGCTTCATTCGGTCTTGCTGCCGTTTTGACCGAAGGTCGAGTTTTTGTTGAAGGGGCTCAACATGTGCACCTGTTGCCTTTATTGAATAATCTCCGAAAAATCGGTGGTGAATTTATCATTAATCCTGAGGGTATAGACTTTTTTTATGATAAACCTTTGAAGGGAGGATTGATTTTGGAAACCGATGTATATCCTTCATTTACTACCGATTGGCAGCAACCTTTTGCTGTTCTTCTTACACAAGCCGGAGGAGAGTCTATCATTCATGAGACCGTGCATGAGAACAGATTGGGTTATTTGAAAGCTTTGCAAACAATGGGAGCCAATTGTCGATTAGTCAAAAGATGTCTTGGTTCTAAGCCTTGCCGTTATCATGACTGTAATTTTGCTCATAGTGCTGTTATTAGAGGAGCCACTCCTTTGAAAGCCGCCCATTTAAAGATTCCCGATCTCAGAGCAGGATTCAGTTATATTATGGCTGCTATGGTCGCCGAAGGAGAAAGCGTGATTTTAGGTTTGGATCTCATCGAAAGGGGATACAAGGATCTTGTGAATAAGTTAGCCTGTTTGGGAGCCGAGATTGCTGTAAGTCAAGAAGAATCTTCTTATAGTTTTGTTTAA